Within Vicia villosa cultivar HV-30 ecotype Madison, WI linkage group LG1, Vvil1.0, whole genome shotgun sequence, the genomic segment GAACCAACCACGACTTTTTTTAAAGCAGGGCCATTCATCATGACCTAATGCAGAATTTGCAGATACCAGCATATGTTCTACTTCCAATCATCTTGAAACATAATAATAGACATCAAACACATATTAAGACCAAATAGCAGATGGTTCATTTTATTATAGTTAGGCAGTTAGCGCAACCACATTTCCACAAGTTTCCATCTATCAATATAGACTAAGCAAAGATCAAGATGTTAAAACAAAAGTAACTACTTCGTTGATAAAGGATCAAGATTGTTTGGCCAAAAACCAAGGTATATCTTGATCCTATTACAAAAACTAATATTATAGATTAAGTAGGACTACATTTCAGCGACCTTTAGTAGTAATATAGGCAGTGAATGCAGCGGCAAAAATTGCAGTAGCAGCAGAGGATATCCCGGTCCATAAATGCTTACCTGAATGTGCATCAGACACAGACTTCTGCAGTGATACAACTTGTAGCTTCATCTGATCCACCGCTTCATTCTTAACTTTGAATGCTTTCTTTATCGCCTCTAGTTCTTCAGCAAAAGACTGAATTTCTTCTTTCTCGTGTTTCTTCTTCCCACTGCGAGGAATCACTTCCGCACTTTCCTTAACCACAACCGCAGCAGCAGTACTCTTCAACAATTCCAAGGCCTGCTTTGAAACGATGCGTGATGAGTCAAACTTAGCTCTCAATTCGTCGCATTCCCGTTGAGCTGCAATAAGGCTACTATGTGCAGCATCCTTTTCCTTAGTCAAAACATCTACTCGGCCTCCCAGCCCCTTGTTCTTCTCATTCATCTTCTCTTTCTCACTTCTTATCTTGGCCAAATCAGCTTCAGCATTTCCAATTTTTTCCTTCAGTCCTGCAACTTGCGACTCCAAATTCTCCACCTTACTCTTCTCCTTTTCATAACCCTTCTTGACGGTATCCTTCTCAAGCTTCAACTCAGCAACTTGCAACTCCAGATTCCCTACTTTGGTTTGCTCCTCATCATATCCCTTTCTGATGTTATCCCTCTCAAGCACCACTTCATCAACCGCATTCTTAGAACATTGAACTTGAGCAAGTAACTGCTCAATCTTTTTCTCCATTGCCACAACTTGTGACTCCATATTCTTTACTTTGCTTTGCTCCTCATCATATCCCTTTTTGATGTTATCCCTCTCAATCACCACTTCATCAACAGCACTCTTATAAGATAGAACTTGAGAAAGTAATTGATCAATTTTTTCCTTCATTACCACAGCTTGTGACTCATAACTCTccactttgtttttctcttcttcaaacTTCTTACTGTTGAGCTCATTCATAGATTCCACCTCTTGAATAGCATTCCTATAATGATTCACTTGAGACCATAATCCAACATTTTTCTCTTCAACCTCTTTGCAAGACTTTTCCAACTTATCAACAACACCCCTTAGTCGACTCACTTCACCTAACAACTCAATAATTTCGTTCTCGCCACTAACTTTAACCTTTTCAATCTCATCTCTCGCTCTATTCGCTTCATCAACCTCACGCTGCCTATTCTCCAACTCTCTCTGAACCACATCAAGTTTCCTAAAAACACCATCTCTCGCCTCAGTTAAACTCTCAATACTCTTCTCCATCTCCTTCTTCTCTCCAACCAAATTGCTATTTTCCACCATCATTTCCCTCTCCTTCTCCACAGCAAGCCCAATAGTTTCTTCCATTTCAACAATCTTAACCCGCATCAACTCCTCTTCTTTCCGCGAGTTTTTCAAAAGGTCAACATGTTGCTGCAACTCACGTTCCAGGTCAAAGATCTTCCTCCCCCGAGTATTGTTCACATTCTCAATCTCATTCTTCTCCTTCACCAACAAATCAATCTTCTCCTTCAACTCATCAATCACCTTCTCCGACTCAATCGACTTCTTCACAACCAAATCCCTATCCTTTTCAAGTTCTTCAATCCTTCTCTCGCCTTCCAACCTAATCTTCTCCACATTCCGCTTCTCGTTCTCGAGACTCAACACAAGCTCA encodes:
- the LOC131644119 gene encoding cilia- and flagella-associated protein 58-like, producing the protein MAKKKVANAQSQSLDHKTLTPQPTTTTADDSSVQIQNLKNLNNVLLKETTNHRNRIQELLHSSHTAMDAEARISEKNFALEIEKSVFFVFARAHFAELGFCFDKVVEERDERKYEVDVQKEKVSELVLSLENEKRNVEKIRLEGERRIEELEKDRDLVVKKSIESEKVIDELKEKIDLLVKEKNEIENVNNTRGRKIFDLERELQQHVDLLKNSRKEEELMRVKIVEMEETIGLAVEKEREMMVENSNLVGEKKEMEKSIESLTEARDGVFRKLDVVQRELENRQREVDEANRARDEIEKVKVSGENEIIELLGEVSRLRGVVDKLEKSCKEVEEKNVGLWSQVNHYRNAIQEVESMNELNSKKFEEEKNKVESYESQAVVMKEKIDQLLSQVLSYKSAVDEVVIERDNIKKGYDEEQSKVKNMESQVVAMEKKIEQLLAQVQCSKNAVDEVVLERDNIRKGYDEEQTKVGNLELQVAELKLEKDTVKKGYEKEKSKVENLESQVAGLKEKIGNAEADLAKIRSEKEKMNEKNKGLGGRVDVLTKEKDAAHSSLIAAQRECDELRAKFDSSRIVSKQALELLKSTAAAVVVKESAEVIPRSGKKKHEKEEIQSFAEELEAIKKAFKVKNEAVDQMKLQVVSLQKSVSDAHSGKHLWTGISSAATAIFAAAFTAYITTKGR